Genomic window (Streptosporangiales bacterium):
AGCGGTCGAGGTACTCCCCCAGCGACGCGCCGTGCACGGTGTGCACCTTGTCGTGCAGCACGCCTGCGCGACGCAGCTCACCCAGGATCGCCGGGATGCCACCCGCCCGATGGACGTCCTCGATGTGGTACTTCTGCGAGTTGGGCGCGACCTTGCACACGCACGGCACGCGACGCGACACCTCGTCGATGTCGGGCAACGCGTAGTGGACGCCCGCCTCGTGCGCGGCGGCGAGCAGGTGCAGCACCGTGTTCGTCGACCCGCCCATGGCGACGTCGAGGGCCATCGCATTGTCGAACGCCTCACGCGTGGCGATCGCCCGCGGAAGCACGGTCGCGTCGTCGTCCTCGTAGTAGCGCCGCGCCAGCGACACGACGGTACGCCCGGCGTCCTCGTACAGCGCGCGTCGCGCGACATGGGTGGCGAGCGTCGTGCCGTTGCCCGGCAGCGCCAGCCCGAGCGCCTCGGTGAGGCAGTTCATCGAGTTCGCGGTGAACATTCCGGAGCACGACCCGCACGTCGGACACGCCGACTCCTCGATACGCCGCAGGTCGGAGTCGCTGACCTCGGCATCGGCCGACGCCGACATCGCGTCGACCAGGTCGAGCTTGTGCGTGGCACGACCGTTCACGGTGACGGTCTTGCCCGCCTCCATCGGCCCGCCGGACACGAACACGGTCGGGACGTCGAGCCGCATGGCCGCGATGAGCATGCCCGGCGTGATCTTGTCGCAGTTCGAGATACACACCAGGGCGTCCGCGCAATGCGCATTGACCATGTACTCGACCGCGTCGGCGATCACCTCCCGACTGGGCAGGGAGTACAGCATGCCGCCGTGCCCCATGGCGATCCCGTCGTCGACCGCGATCGTATGGAACTCCCGCGGCACGCCGCCCGCCTCACGCACCGCACCGGCGACGACCTCGCCGACCGCCTGCAGGTGCACGTGACCGGGCACGAACTGTGTGTAGCTGTTGGCGATCGCGACGATCGGACGGTCGAAGTCGTCGTCCGTCATGCCGGTCGCGCGCCACAGCGCACGCGCGCCTGCCATGTTGCGTCCATGCGTCACCGTGCGGGAGCGGAGCGGGGGCAAGGTCGTTCCCTTCTGACGTTGACCGGACCCTGAGACGCCATTCTCGCACTCCGGATGATCGGGAGCCGTTGACGATCCCCGCAAGACCGGCAGCCCGACGTACGCGGACTCCGACAACACGAGCGGTGGCACCGCGTCAGGTGTCGCCATAGTC
Coding sequences:
- the ilvD gene encoding dihydroxy-acid dehydratase, coding for MPPLRSRTVTHGRNMAGARALWRATGMTDDDFDRPIVAIANSYTQFVPGHVHLQAVGEVVAGAVREAGGVPREFHTIAVDDGIAMGHGGMLYSLPSREVIADAVEYMVNAHCADALVCISNCDKITPGMLIAAMRLDVPTVFVSGGPMEAGKTVTVNGRATHKLDLVDAMSASADAEVSDSDLRRIEESACPTCGSCSGMFTANSMNCLTEALGLALPGNGTTLATHVARRALYEDAGRTVVSLARRYYEDDDATVLPRAIATREAFDNAMALDVAMGGSTNTVLHLLAAAHEAGVHYALPDIDEVSRRVPCVCKVAPNSQKYHIEDVHRAGGIPAILGELRRAGVLHDKVHTVHGASLGEYLDRWDVRAEEPAPEAVELFHAAPAGVRTTEGMSQDVRWGSLDLDAENGCIRDVAHAYSADGGLAVLWGDFAEDGCVVKTAGVDESLLTFTGPAKVFESQDAAVEGILGGRIEPGDVVVIRYEGPRGGPGMQEMLYPTAFLKGRGLGKTCALVTDGRFSGGTSGLSFGHVSPEAAAGGVIALVHDGDLITFDIPRRRVALDVDAAELDRRRERLLAELGGYRPRDRDRPVTAALRAYAALTTSASTGAVRDVAQVES